In the Telopea speciosissima isolate NSW1024214 ecotype Mountain lineage chromosome 2, Tspe_v1, whole genome shotgun sequence genome, one interval contains:
- the LOC122650140 gene encoding probable glycosyltransferase At5g03795, with protein sequence MQEDIKAFRHESNVSPLITKVPKEYSRLERLEAGLSRTRAAIREAARNWNQTPDQDYVPQGPMYWKPRAFHRSYLEMEKQLKVFIYEEGEPPVFHNGPCKSIYSMEGNFINMLEMDSQFRTRDPEKAHVFFLPFSVTMMVRYVYVANSHDIAPIKRTVIDYVDIISKKYPFWNRSLGADHFIVACHDWGPISSTFVPHLYKNSIRALCNANTSEGFNLNKDVSLPEIHLRTGLMNDLIGGPSPSRRPILGFFAGGRHGPVRPVLFEHWKNKDEDLQVFEYLPKGISYIDKMRQSRFCLCPSGYEVASPRILESIYAGCIPVLINDHFVPPFNDILNWKTFSVVFPVEDIPNLKKILMSISSRQYIRMHRRLIQVRRHFELHFPPKRFDVYNMILHSIWLRRLNVRIRDS encoded by the exons ATGCAAGAAGACATAAAAGCTTTCAGGCATGAGTCTAATGTTTCTCCCCTGATCACAAAAGTGCCGAAAGAGTACAGTAGATTGGAGAGGCTTGAAGCAGGTCTTTCAAGAACTCGAGCTGCAATAAGAGAAGCTGCTCGGAACTGGAATCAAACACCTGATCAAGATTATGTCCCTCAAGGTCCCATGTACTGGAAACCCCGTGCCTTTCACAG GAGTTATTTGGAAATGGAGAAACAATTAAAGGTGTTCATCTATGAAGAAGGAGAGCCACCAGTGTTCCACAATGGACCTTGCAAAAGCATATATTCCATGGAAGGAAATTTCATTAACATGCTAGAGATGGATAGCCAGTTCCGAACCAGAGACCCAGAAAAGGCTCAtgttttcttcctccctttcagTGTGACGATGATGGTCCGATACGTCTATGTAGCTAATTCCCATGACATTGCCCCAATCAAGAGGACAGTTATCGATTATGTAGATATCATCTCCAAAAAATACCCTTTCTGGAACCGTAGCCTTGGTGCCGACCATTTCATAGTCGCTTGCCATGATTGG GGACCAATTTCATCCACATTCGTTCCCCACCTGTACAAGAACTCAATCCGGGCTCTCTGCAATGCAAACACTTCGGAGGGATTCAACCTCAACAAGGACGTTTCCTTACCAGAAATCCATCTCAGAACTGGTTTGATGAATGACTTAATTGGTGGCCCATCGCCATCTCGCCGGCCTATACTCGGATTCTTTGCAGGAGGGAGGCACGGTCCAGTCAGGCCAGTGCTTTTTGAGCACTGGAAGAACAAAGATGAAGACTTGCAGGTGTTTGAGTATTTGCCTAAAGGAATATCTTACATAGATAAGATGAGGCAGAGCAGGTTCTGCCTCTGCCCAAGTGGATATGAAGTTGCCAGCCCAAGAATTTTGGAGTCAATCTATGCGGGTTGTATACCAGTTCTGATAAATGATCACTTCGTGCCTCCCTTCAATGATATTCTCAACTGGAAGACATTCTCAGTGGTGTTTCCTGTAGAAGATATACCAAATCTCAAGAAGATATTGATGAGTATATCTTCGAGACAGTACATAAGAATGCACAGGAGGCTGATACAGGTGAGGAGACATTTCGAGTTGCATTTCCCTCCCAAGAGGTTTGATGTCTACAACATGATTCTTCATTCTATCTGGCTTAGAAGATTGAACGTTCGCATTCGTGATTCGTGA